From Ictidomys tridecemlineatus isolate mIctTri1 chromosome 2, mIctTri1.hap1, whole genome shotgun sequence, the proteins below share one genomic window:
- the Or2z1 gene encoding olfactory receptor 2Z1 — protein MKGIETFHQGFVSVFNVDLRTSMTGSLGGSLLECGQLFHSETHIAPLPACACDRHRSLTKALPDVLILPVASWLLGQYPGQSLPSNGSYHEGRSHLPPSLRLLARGLSFFLQLKYAVKGMRDMNQSVASGFFLVNLFSGSGPHSVLFSLVAAVFTLGLLGNTILLFLIRLDTRLHTPMYFLLSQLSLFDVGFPLVTVPKMASDFLRGEGSISFGGCAAQIFFLTLMGVAEGVLLALMSYDRYVAVCHPLQYPVLMRRQVCLLMVGSSWLAGVLNACTQTSITLHFPYCGSRTVDHFFCEVPALLKLSCADTSAYERALSTSGVLILVLPLALIAASYGHVLRAVLLMRSEEARGKALATCSSHLTAVGLFYGAAVFMYMVPGAYHSPLQDNVVSLFYSLVTPTLNPLIYSLRNREVQRALVKVLSRAGLRAKW, from the coding sequence ATGAAGGGCATTGAAACATTCCACCAAGGTTTTGTTTCCGTCTTTAATGTGGACCTCAGAACCTCAATGACAGGATCACTGGGGGGCTCTCTGTTGGAGTGTGGCCAGCTGTTTCATTCAGAGACACACATTGCCCCTCTCCCAGCCTGTGCCTGTGACAGACACCGCTCGCTGACCAAAGCTCTCCCCGATGTGCTGATTCTCCCTGTGGCCTCGTGGCTCTTGGGACAGTATCCTGGGCAGTCGCTGCCATCCAACGGCAGTTACCATGAGGGCCGAAGTCATTTGCCACCCTCTCTGAGGCTCCTTGCCAGAGGTCTCTCGTTCTTCTTGCAGCTGAAGTATGCTGTGAAGGGCATGAGGGATATGAATCAGTCGGTGGCCTCCGGCTTCTTTCTGGTGAACCTCTTCAGTGGCTCAGGGCCACACAGTGTCCTCTTCTCCCTGGTGGCCGCTGTGTTTACCTTGGGTCTTCTGGGAAACACCATTCTGCTGTTCTTGATTCGCCTGGACACCCGACtccacacacccatgtacttcctgctcagccagcTCTCCCTCTTTGATGTGGGTTTCCCCCTGGTCACCGTCCCCAAGATGGCCTCAGACTTCCTGCGGGGGGAAGGTTCCATCTCCTTTGGAGGTTGTGCAGCTCAAATATTCTTCCTGACGCTGATGGGTGTGGCCGAGGGCGTCCTGCTGGCCCTCATGTCCTACGACAGGTACGTTGCTGTGTGCCACCCGCTGCAGTACCCTGTGCTCATGAGACGCCAGGTGTGCCTGCTCATGGTGGGCTCCTCCTGGCTGGCGGGGGTGCTCAACGCGTGCACCCAGACCTCCATCACCCTGCACTTCCCCTACTGTGGCTCCCGCACCGTGGACCACTTCTTCTGCGAGGTGCCAGCCCTGCTGAAGCTCTCCTGCGCGGACACCTCGGCCTATGAGCGGGCGCTGTCCACCTCGGGAGTGCTGATCCTGGTGCTGCCGCTTGCCCTCATTGCCGCCTCCTATGGCCACGTGTTGCGGGCTGTTCTGCTCATGCGCTCGGAGGAGGCCCGAGGCAAGGCCTTGGCCACCTGCTCCTCGCACCTCACGGCCGTGGGCCTCTTCTATGGAGCTGCGGTGTTCATGTACATGGTGCCTGGTGCCTACCACAGCCCCCTGCAGGACAACGTGGTCTCCCTCTTCTACAGTCTGGTCACCCCGACTCTCAACCCCCTTATCTACAGTCTGAGGAACCGGGAGGTGCAGAGGGCCTTGGTCAAGGTGCTCAGCAGAGCTGGTCTCAGGGCAAAGTGGTGA